The Borrelia sp. HM sequence ATAGATTAAATGCTAAGGATATGCCCCAAGATATTAAATCTAGAATTGAAAAGGAAATATCTAGATTGGCTAGGATGAATACAAATTCACCAGACGCTAATATTGTTAGAAACTATGTTGAATTATTACTTGATCTACCGTGGAATGAAAGTACGATGATGGTAAATTCTTTAAGTGAGATTGAATCTAGTTTAAAAAATGCTCATTATGGTATGAATGAAGCTAAGGAAAAAATAATGAATTTCTTGGCAGTTTATTATATTAATTCTAAAGTTGAAGCACCTATTTTGTGTTTGGTAGGTCCACCAGGTACGGGGAAAACTTCTGTTGCATTATCTATAGCTAAATCTCTTTCTAGGAAATTTTTTAAAATTTTTCTTGGTGGATTAAGAGATGAAACAGATATTAGAGGACATCGAAGGTCTTATATTGGAGCTCTTCCTGGCGTTTTTATTAATGCAATCAAATTGGCTGGAAAATCTAATCCTGTTATTCTTCTTGATGAAATAGATAAGATTAACAGTACTTACAAAGGAAATCCAGAATCAGCACTTCTAGAAGTTTTAGATGCTGAACAAAACTCCAGATTTGTTGATCATTATTTAGATATTCCTTATGATCTCTCTAAAGTATTGTTTGTAGCAACAGCTAATTCTTTGCATGGTATTTCTAAACCTCTTCTTGACAGAATGGAAATTATTAAGGTAGAAGGTTATTCTTGTGTTGAAAAATTGGAAATTGCAAGAAATTTTTTGATACCAAGTATAATTAAAGAGAGTTCTTTGAATAAAGTTTATATAAAAATAGAAGATGATGTTGTTTTACACATAATCAGAAGCTATACTATGGAATCTGGAGTTAGAAATTTGAAAAGAGTTCTAACTCATTTGATTAGAATGGTTGTAAGAGAATTACTTTATATTTATTCAAAGGAAGAAATAATTAAAGGAAATTTTTATTTTCCAAGTTCTTTGATGCATGAAAATAATTCACTCTTTAGTCGTGATCCTGATATTCCTGGTATTTATAAAATAATTAATATGAAGAATTTTCATTATTATATAGATTGTGAACATAGATTCAATTTAATCAAGATTGATTCTGCTGGATTTGTTTATGGTCTTGCCTGGACAAGTTATGGAGGGGCCGTCTTGCCTGTTGAAGCTATTAAATTTGACAAAAAAGGTGATATCATTTTAACAGGTAGTCTTGGAAGTGTTATGAAGGAAAGTGCACAACTTGCTTATTCTGTTGTCAAAACTTATTCTTCTAAGCTTAATTTTGATATAAATGAAATTCCTGAAATCCATCTTCATTTTCCAGAGGGAGCCATACCAAAAGATGGACCTTCTGCTGGCATTACTATTGCAACAGCCATAGCTTCTGTGCTAGTTGATAAAAAAGTGCCCTTAGATCTTGCGATGACAGGAGAAATTACTCTTAAGGGTTCAGTTCTCCCTGTAGGAGGCATTAAAGAAAAGATACTCTCAGCTTACAGAAATGGTATAATTAAAGTTATCTTACCAAAAGATAATGAAAAAGATTATATTAAACTTCCAGATGAGATTAAAGAAAATATTGATGTTAAGTATGTATCTCATTTGGGAGAAGTATTTGATTATTTAAATATTACTTAGGCGTATATATTATTTAGAAATTTTTTGTGTTACAATTTATCAAGGAGCATTTATGAAAGATGGTGTAAGGAAACCTTCAGGGAATAGAGCGTCATTTAATTCCCAAGGTTCTGGAAAAAACATAATTAAAAATAATTTCTTAGCATTTTCAAAGTGTAATTTTGGAAAAAGTTTTGCTAAAAAAAAGAAAGGCAAATAGACCATAAGGTATAATAGTAGAAATACTATTATACCTATATGCTTGTTGACTTTACGCTCTTTTAGAATAGTATT is a genomic window containing:
- the lon gene encoding endopeptidase La, producing MKSIVNLISTKKDDLPVIFLNKDVFFPNVTLWTTVDDRVSINAVYQSMLEGRLILFFCVNNAELNDLENIGLKNLYSIGTYAKIVQVIKLTETLIKVLVDCQDRVVIRDTLKKGNYFRAKVDFLSEQCKLNDELLTYTKFLREAYETYKSYLSLKASEDDVYESSKFFDSPAKLVDIIASSVNFEYKFKVELLQELDVQVRIEKLIINLNIETELLVLKKNIKAQVKAKLDNGQREYFLNEQIKEIQKRLGQDETDYLDRLNAKDMPQDIKSRIEKEISRLARMNTNSPDANIVRNYVELLLDLPWNESTMMVNSLSEIESSLKNAHYGMNEAKEKIMNFLAVYYINSKVEAPILCLVGPPGTGKTSVALSIAKSLSRKFFKIFLGGLRDETDIRGHRRSYIGALPGVFINAIKLAGKSNPVILLDEIDKINSTYKGNPESALLEVLDAEQNSRFVDHYLDIPYDLSKVLFVATANSLHGISKPLLDRMEIIKVEGYSCVEKLEIARNFLIPSIIKESSLNKVYIKIEDDVVLHIIRSYTMESGVRNLKRVLTHLIRMVVRELLYIYSKEEIIKGNFYFPSSLMHENNSLFSRDPDIPGIYKIINMKNFHYYIDCEHRFNLIKIDSAGFVYGLAWTSYGGAVLPVEAIKFDKKGDIILTGSLGSVMKESAQLAYSVVKTYSSKLNFDINEIPEIHLHFPEGAIPKDGPSAGITIATAIASVLVDKKVPLDLAMTGEITLKGSVLPVGGIKEKILSAYRNGIIKVILPKDNEKDYIKLPDEIKENIDVKYVSHLGEVFDYLNIT